The following are from one region of the Aequoribacter fuscus genome:
- a CDS encoding response regulator transcription factor produces MDLSTITRWNTALSLTVDAQGSAEFFPALIAALREMLPLSYPQVWLYHRDLPPQVVYHDIPKHAIPAQIDEYLEGPYREDPFYQVSMDNPKGSIYRLGRISGNLKDSVYYQTYYGDTGTVDELVFLSKLDDGSVINLSIMRLPKQGEFLDSEYQLLYSLAPTVSALIRAHARNQQFAIDYLIQPGIDYQIDQAFKTFGSSLLSAREHEVLELMLKGYSAEVGAERLSIALETYRRHRKNLYKKLDINSQADLFSLFIASLSCVGEAKGEDPLSIYMA; encoded by the coding sequence ATGGACCTATCAACCATAACGCGCTGGAACACAGCGTTGTCACTGACAGTCGACGCACAGGGCAGTGCCGAATTCTTCCCTGCCTTAATTGCAGCGTTGCGCGAAATGCTTCCTTTGTCTTACCCACAAGTTTGGTTGTACCACAGAGACCTGCCGCCCCAAGTGGTCTATCACGATATCCCGAAGCATGCGATCCCTGCGCAAATCGACGAATATTTAGAGGGCCCGTACCGAGAGGACCCCTTTTATCAGGTCTCGATGGACAACCCGAAAGGCTCGATTTACCGTCTGGGTCGCATCAGCGGAAATCTAAAAGACAGCGTTTACTACCAGACCTATTACGGTGATACCGGCACCGTCGACGAGCTGGTGTTTTTAAGCAAACTCGATGACGGTAGCGTAATCAACTTAAGCATCATGCGATTACCAAAACAAGGTGAGTTTTTAGATAGTGAGTACCAACTTCTGTATTCTCTCGCGCCCACGGTTTCGGCCTTAATTCGAGCCCATGCCAGAAACCAACAGTTCGCAATCGACTACCTGATTCAGCCCGGCATTGACTATCAGATCGACCAAGCTTTTAAGACCTTTGGCAGCTCGCTATTGTCAGCGCGCGAGCACGAGGTACTCGAACTCATGCTGAAGGGCTACAGCGCTGAGGTGGGCGCTGAACGACTCAGCATCGCGCTGGAAACCTATCGAAGGCACCGCAAAAATTTGTATAAAAAACTCGACATCAACTCCCAAGCGGATTTATTTAGCCTGTTTATTGCGTCTTTATCGTGCGTGGGTGAGGCAAAAGGTGAAGACCCTCTCTCTATTTATATGGCCTAG
- a CDS encoding proline--tRNA ligase yields MRTSQTLISTLKETPADAEVISHRLMLRAGMIKKLASGLYTWMPLGLKVLRKVERIVREEMDAAGAIELLMPVVQPAELWQESGRWAQYGPELLRMHDRHTREFCLGPTHEEVITDIARNELSSYKQLPLNFYQIQTKFRDEIRPRFGVMRAREFTMKDAYSFHIDQASLEETYWVMHRAYSNVFDRLGLMYRPVEADTGSIGGSHSHEFHVLADSGEDDIAFSNESDFAANVELAEAVAPNIERPAPSQPMTELHTPGVKTIEDLATTQGIDPAQSVKTLIVAGAQEGDWIALVVRGDHRLNEIKAEKLPQVASPLRMAEEQDAIKVCGAGFGSIGPVGLSIPVVVDRAAAVLADFACGANKPNYHLTGVNWERDVTAAHIADLREVVEGDPSPDGKGILEIKRGIEVGHIFQLGQKYSEAMNAQVLDANGKAQTLSMGCYGIGISRIVAAAIEQNHDDKGIIWPDAMAPYQVAIVPLNMQKSEAVAQAAETLYAQLTDAGIEVLLDDRNERPGIKFADMELIGIPHRIVIGDRSLAEGQLEYKHRAAPDSENIAVTDTLTVLMSKLGLA; encoded by the coding sequence ATGCGCACGAGCCAAACCCTAATTTCCACGCTTAAAGAAACACCCGCAGACGCCGAAGTGATTAGCCACCGCTTAATGCTGCGCGCCGGCATGATCAAAAAATTGGCTTCGGGCTTATACACCTGGATGCCTCTAGGCCTTAAGGTCTTGCGCAAAGTAGAACGTATTGTTCGCGAAGAAATGGATGCCGCTGGGGCAATCGAACTGCTCATGCCTGTCGTTCAACCGGCCGAATTATGGCAGGAGTCTGGTCGCTGGGCGCAATATGGCCCCGAACTACTTCGCATGCACGACCGCCATACGCGTGAGTTTTGCTTGGGCCCCACCCATGAAGAGGTGATTACCGACATCGCTCGAAATGAACTCTCGAGCTACAAGCAATTGCCGCTAAATTTTTACCAAATCCAAACCAAATTTCGAGACGAAATCCGCCCCCGCTTCGGTGTGATGCGAGCGCGCGAATTCACCATGAAAGACGCCTATTCGTTCCACATCGACCAAGCCTCACTGGAAGAGACTTACTGGGTCATGCATCGCGCGTACAGCAATGTATTCGATCGCTTAGGTTTAATGTACCGCCCGGTAGAGGCCGACACAGGGAGCATTGGCGGCAGCCACTCGCACGAGTTTCATGTGCTTGCTGACTCGGGTGAAGACGACATCGCGTTTAGCAACGAAAGCGACTTTGCTGCGAATGTCGAGCTTGCGGAGGCAGTAGCACCCAACATTGAACGGCCAGCACCCAGCCAGCCCATGACTGAGCTTCATACCCCAGGAGTCAAAACGATTGAAGACCTTGCGACCACACAAGGGATCGACCCAGCACAAAGCGTCAAAACATTAATAGTCGCCGGAGCACAAGAAGGCGACTGGATTGCACTCGTCGTGCGCGGCGACCATCGTTTAAACGAGATCAAAGCTGAAAAACTTCCCCAAGTCGCGTCACCATTACGAATGGCTGAAGAACAAGACGCGATTAAAGTCTGTGGTGCGGGTTTTGGCTCTATTGGTCCGGTCGGTCTGTCTATACCCGTTGTCGTCGACCGCGCCGCGGCGGTGCTGGCCGATTTTGCCTGCGGCGCCAACAAGCCCAATTATCACCTGACCGGGGTGAATTGGGAGCGCGATGTCACCGCCGCCCACATCGCTGATTTACGTGAAGTCGTCGAAGGCGACCCCAGCCCCGACGGGAAAGGGATCCTTGAAATTAAGCGCGGCATTGAAGTCGGACACATTTTCCAACTCGGACAAAAATACTCCGAAGCCATGAATGCTCAGGTTTTGGACGCCAACGGCAAAGCGCAAACCCTGTCGATGGGTTGCTACGGCATTGGTATTAGCCGAATTGTTGCCGCCGCTATCGAACAAAACCACGACGACAAAGGCATCATTTGGCCCGATGCAATGGCCCCATATCAAGTCGCCATCGTACCTTTGAATATGCAAAAGTCAGAGGCCGTTGCTCAAGCTGCCGAAACTTTATACGCCCAACTCACAGACGCGGGGATTGAAGTGCTGCTAGATGATCGCAACGAGCGACCCGGCATCAAATTCGCTGACATGGAGCTTATCGGTATTCCACATCGCATTGTGATTGGAGACCGCTCACTTGCCGAAGGGCAATTGGAGTATAAGCATCGCGCTGCCCCTGACTCCGAGAACATTGCGGTGACAGATACGCTTACCGTGTTAATGAGCAAGCTTGGCCTCGCTTAA
- a CDS encoding FmdB family zinc ribbon protein, whose protein sequence is MPIYEYACSACEATHEALQKISDEPLTLCPKCGKETLKKKVSAAGFRLKGGGWYETDFKKSGQKNLAGDTSSSASSGSSSGGD, encoded by the coding sequence ATGCCGATTTACGAGTATGCGTGCAGCGCTTGTGAAGCGACGCACGAGGCTTTACAAAAAATCAGTGACGAGCCTTTAACTTTGTGCCCCAAGTGTGGCAAAGAAACGCTAAAGAAAAAGGTTTCTGCAGCAGGGTTTCGCCTGAAAGGCGGTGGGTGGTACGAAACCGATTTTAAGAAAAGCGGCCAAAAGAATTTAGCTGGAGATACCTCGAGTAGTGCCAGCTCAGGAAGCTCGTCGGGTGGCGATTGA
- the aspS gene encoding aspartate--tRNA ligase produces the protein MRSHLCGVLRSEHIDQTVTLCGWVDRRRDHGGVIFLDVRDRAGIVQVVFDPDTVEAFALADRVRSEYVLKITGRVRARTDATINPNMATGQIEVLGKELVILNQAETPPFQLDEHTSVSEEVRLHYRYMDLRRTEMQQKLVLRSKITSAVRASLEDQGFLDIETPILTRATPEGARDYLVPSRTHPGQFFALPQSPQLFKQLLMVSGFDRYYQIAKCFRDEDLRADRQPEFTQIDIEASFIDESDIMGITETMIRELFSSVLNVDLGDFPRMTYADAMERFGSDKPDLRIPYELVSVDDLMQQVDFKVFRAPADDPEGRVAALKIDGGAQLSRKAIDDYTDFVGIYGAKGLAWVKVNQLAEGVSGLQSPILKFMPDEIVMSLMERIDAKDGDIVFFGAGKRQMVEESMGALRIKVGHDMGAVAARWAPLWVVDFPMFEKAGDGSWTALHHPFTSPSCTPEELEANPGQALSRAYDMVLNGTELGGGSIRIHDQAMQRAVFRVLGIEAEEAEEKFGFLLQALKFGAPPHGGLAFGLDRLVMLMTGAQSIRDVIAFPKTQSAACVMTDAPGTVDAKALRELNIRLREQKAQSAE, from the coding sequence ATGCGCAGTCATTTATGTGGCGTTCTAAGAAGCGAGCACATCGACCAAACCGTGACATTGTGTGGGTGGGTGGATCGTCGCCGTGACCACGGTGGTGTCATTTTCTTAGACGTCCGCGACCGCGCAGGTATTGTGCAGGTAGTGTTTGATCCCGACACGGTTGAGGCCTTTGCTTTGGCAGACCGCGTACGCAGTGAGTACGTGTTGAAAATTACCGGGCGGGTGCGGGCTCGAACAGACGCCACGATCAATCCGAACATGGCCACCGGTCAGATTGAAGTGCTTGGCAAGGAGTTGGTGATACTAAACCAAGCCGAGACGCCGCCGTTTCAGCTTGATGAGCACACGTCGGTTTCGGAAGAGGTGCGCTTGCACTATCGGTACATGGATTTGCGCCGCACTGAGATGCAGCAAAAGCTTGTGCTTCGTTCAAAAATTACCAGCGCGGTGCGAGCTTCGTTGGAAGATCAGGGCTTTTTAGACATAGAAACGCCCATTTTAACGCGCGCTACTCCTGAGGGTGCACGTGATTATTTGGTACCCAGCCGCACCCACCCAGGTCAGTTTTTTGCACTGCCGCAATCGCCGCAGTTGTTCAAGCAGCTCTTGATGGTGTCGGGTTTTGATCGTTACTACCAAATTGCCAAGTGCTTCCGTGATGAAGACTTACGTGCCGATCGTCAGCCTGAGTTTACCCAGATAGATATCGAGGCCTCATTTATCGATGAGTCCGATATCATGGGTATCACCGAAACCATGATTCGTGAATTGTTTAGCTCGGTATTGAATGTGGATTTGGGTGACTTCCCACGCATGACCTACGCGGATGCGATGGAGCGCTTTGGTTCTGATAAGCCAGACCTGCGCATTCCTTACGAGCTGGTGTCGGTCGATGACTTGATGCAGCAAGTCGATTTTAAAGTCTTCAGAGCACCTGCGGACGATCCTGAAGGGCGCGTGGCAGCGCTTAAAATCGATGGCGGCGCACAGCTCAGCCGCAAAGCGATTGACGACTACACGGATTTTGTCGGCATCTACGGTGCTAAAGGTTTGGCCTGGGTTAAGGTGAATCAGTTGGCCGAGGGTGTTTCCGGCTTGCAATCGCCGATTTTGAAGTTTATGCCTGACGAGATCGTCATGAGCTTGATGGAGCGTATCGACGCTAAGGACGGCGACATTGTGTTCTTTGGGGCTGGCAAACGTCAGATGGTTGAAGAATCGATGGGCGCATTGCGTATCAAAGTCGGTCACGATATGGGCGCAGTTGCTGCCCGCTGGGCGCCGCTTTGGGTGGTGGATTTCCCAATGTTTGAAAAAGCAGGCGATGGTTCCTGGACGGCCTTGCACCATCCATTTACCTCGCCGTCGTGCACCCCTGAAGAGCTCGAGGCCAACCCCGGGCAGGCACTAAGCCGCGCTTACGATATGGTGTTGAATGGTACCGAGCTGGGTGGCGGTAGTATTCGTATCCACGATCAGGCAATGCAGCGCGCGGTCTTTCGAGTGCTGGGCATTGAGGCCGAAGAAGCCGAAGAGAAGTTTGGGTTCTTGCTGCAGGCCCTGAAATTCGGTGCGCCACCACACGGTGGCTTGGCTTTTGGCTTGGATCGTTTGGTGATGTTGATGACGGGCGCCCAGTCTATCCGCGACGTGATTGCCTTTCCGAAAACACAGAGCGCAGCCTGTGTGATGACCGATGCGCCGGGAACTGTAGACGCCAAGGCATTGCGCGAGTTGAATATTCGTCTGCGTGAGCAAAAAGCGCAATCTGCCGAGTAA
- the ruvC gene encoding crossover junction endodeoxyribonuclease RuvC, producing the protein MAIILGIDPGSRKTGFGIIEFNQGKSRYVTSGVIRLVDRAIPARLKVLSESLEELIQCYSPSELSIEQVFLARSADAALKLGHARGAAIVACVTRGMSVNEYSARQIKQSVVGSGGADKSQVQHMVSRLLSLPGVPAEDAADALAAALCHAHTQSSMIHIAGATSVARKRLR; encoded by the coding sequence ATGGCAATCATATTAGGCATAGATCCTGGCTCGAGGAAAACGGGCTTTGGCATCATCGAATTCAATCAGGGTAAGTCAAGATACGTCACTAGCGGTGTTATACGCTTGGTCGATAGAGCCATTCCCGCTAGGCTGAAGGTACTGTCTGAATCCCTGGAAGAGTTAATCCAATGCTACAGTCCGTCTGAGCTTTCTATTGAGCAAGTGTTTTTAGCACGAAGTGCTGATGCCGCTTTGAAGCTGGGGCATGCGCGCGGTGCCGCTATTGTGGCTTGCGTGACCCGCGGTATGAGCGTGAACGAATACTCGGCGCGACAAATCAAACAGTCGGTCGTGGGGTCAGGCGGGGCGGACAAAAGTCAAGTGCAGCACATGGTATCAAGGTTGTTGTCCTTGCCGGGGGTGCCCGCAGAAGACGCCGCCGATGCCCTTGCTGCCGCACTGTGTCATGCACACACACAATCCAGTATGATTCATATTGCGGGTGCGACGTCGGTTGCACGCAAACGCTTGCGTTAA
- the ruvA gene encoding Holliday junction branch migration protein RuvA has translation MIGSIRGRLIVKQPPDIVVEAAGVGYEIQVPMTTLFQLPALGDDVLILTHFVVREDAQLLYGFVDDTDRQLFRQLIKVNGVGPKLALAILSGMDAVAFARCVGRNDVSALVALPGVGKKTAERLIVEMRDRLGDWLSQLSPQGENAGGIVGATIAHDPIADAESALVALGYKPQEASRLVQSVAGDQDLDSETLIRLALRSTVSK, from the coding sequence GTGATAGGCAGTATTCGCGGCCGATTAATTGTTAAGCAACCCCCCGATATTGTCGTCGAGGCGGCTGGCGTAGGTTATGAAATTCAAGTGCCGATGACGACCTTGTTTCAGTTGCCGGCACTGGGCGATGATGTACTCATTTTGACCCATTTTGTGGTGCGTGAAGACGCGCAGCTTTTGTACGGTTTTGTTGACGATACCGACCGACAGTTGTTCCGCCAGCTTATTAAAGTGAATGGTGTGGGCCCCAAGCTCGCCCTGGCGATTTTATCGGGTATGGATGCCGTAGCTTTCGCTCGCTGCGTGGGTCGTAATGATGTGAGCGCACTGGTTGCTTTGCCTGGGGTGGGTAAAAAAACGGCCGAGCGTTTAATTGTGGAGATGCGCGACCGCTTGGGTGATTGGTTGAGTCAGTTGTCGCCTCAGGGTGAAAATGCCGGTGGGATTGTTGGTGCTACTATCGCCCATGACCCAATAGCCGATGCGGAAAGTGCGCTGGTGGCTTTGGGTTACAAACCTCAAGAAGCGAGTCGTTTAGTGCAATCGGTAGCCGGTGATCAGGATCTTGATAGCGAGACCCTCATTCGGCTCGCATTGCGCTCGACGGTGTCGAAATAA
- the ruvB gene encoding Holliday junction branch migration DNA helicase RuvB codes for MIETDRLIAPQAEGRAEEAIDRAIRPKSLADYIGQSAVKEQMDIFLSAAKGRGEPLDHTLIFGPPGLGKTTLASIIANEMGVSLKTTSGPVLDKAGDIAALMTNLEPGDVLFIDEIHRLSPFVEEVLYPAMEDYQLDIMIGEGPAARSIKLDLPPFTLVGATTRAGLLTSPLRDRFGIVQRLEFYNVADLATIVARSAKIMGVDMEEGGAVEVARRSRGTPRIANRLLRRVRDFAEVKGDGIVTQTIADRALDMLNVDVQGFDHLDRRLLLAMIEKFDGGPVGVESLAAAISEERGTIEDVIEPYLIQQGYMMRTPRGRMVTRNAYLHFGLDVKGALSPQSELPIDGVSE; via the coding sequence GTGATTGAAACAGACAGACTTATTGCTCCGCAGGCGGAAGGTCGCGCCGAAGAAGCGATTGATCGAGCGATACGTCCGAAATCACTCGCTGACTACATTGGTCAGTCGGCCGTTAAAGAACAAATGGATATTTTCTTGTCTGCGGCAAAAGGTCGTGGAGAACCTTTAGATCACACCTTGATCTTTGGTCCTCCTGGTTTGGGTAAGACGACCTTGGCATCAATTATTGCCAATGAAATGGGAGTGTCATTAAAAACCACATCGGGTCCTGTGTTGGATAAAGCGGGTGATATTGCAGCTTTGATGACGAATTTAGAGCCTGGCGATGTGTTGTTTATTGATGAGATTCACCGTTTGAGCCCCTTTGTAGAAGAAGTTCTTTATCCGGCGATGGAGGACTACCAGCTCGATATTATGATCGGTGAGGGGCCCGCGGCACGCTCCATTAAACTGGATTTACCGCCGTTTACACTGGTCGGAGCGACTACGCGCGCGGGTTTGTTGACTTCACCCTTGCGTGACCGATTTGGCATTGTACAACGTCTAGAATTTTACAACGTTGCAGATTTGGCCACCATTGTGGCGCGTTCAGCCAAGATTATGGGCGTTGATATGGAGGAGGGTGGCGCGGTTGAAGTCGCACGCCGTTCGCGCGGAACCCCGCGTATCGCTAACCGTTTGCTGCGCCGTGTTCGAGATTTTGCGGAAGTCAAAGGCGACGGCATCGTTACGCAGACTATTGCCGATCGTGCCTTGGATATGCTGAACGTTGATGTGCAAGGGTTTGATCACCTCGATCGTCGTTTATTGCTGGCTATGATCGAGAAGTTCGACGGTGGCCCCGTTGGGGTGGAGAGTTTGGCGGCGGCCATTTCAGAAGAACGGGGTACCATCGAGGATGTGATTGAGCCTTATTTGATTCAGCAGGGTTATATGATGCGGACACCCCGAGGGCGAATGGTGACTCGCAATGCCTATTTGCATTTCGGGTTGGATGTTAAAGGCGCTTTGAGCCCGCAGAGCGAACTGCCAATCGATGGTGTCAGTGAATGA
- the ybgC gene encoding tol-pal system-associated acyl-CoA thioesterase: MPVRVYIEDTDAGGIVYYVNYLKFMERARTEFMRTLGFGKEGIFNDGLMFVVRDVKIRYLSSAVLDDDLHVTAEPTLAKGARFIVRQAVYRNDELLADALVECACVNRTTQTPVRLPTVMHDALLKVMNGG; this comes from the coding sequence TTGCCTGTTCGAGTCTACATCGAGGACACCGATGCTGGCGGTATCGTTTATTACGTGAATTACCTCAAGTTCATGGAGCGTGCACGCACTGAATTCATGCGCACATTGGGCTTTGGTAAAGAGGGCATTTTTAATGATGGCCTTATGTTTGTGGTGCGTGATGTCAAAATTCGGTACCTCAGCAGTGCAGTGTTGGATGACGACTTGCACGTTACGGCAGAGCCCACGCTAGCGAAAGGTGCCCGTTTTATCGTTCGTCAGGCGGTGTACCGAAACGATGAACTCTTGGCAGATGCACTTGTCGAATGTGCATGCGTCAATCGAACGACTCAAACCCCAGTGCGCTTGCCTACAGTTATGCATGATGCGCTATTAAAAGTCATGAATGGAGGCTAA
- the tolQ gene encoding protein TolQ yields MEEQLSLLDLVLEASLTVQAVMAMLVLASITSWFMIVKRGLYFQRAKSAMLDFEDAFWSGSDLSSLYKDGSERAANGELILGMESLFRAGFKEFSRLAQQPEMDADAILEGARRAMRVAMLREEERLEQNLSFLASVGSTSPYIGLFGTVWGIMHSFRGLASSSQATLATVAPGISEALVATAMGLFAAIPAVLAYNRYTARVDVFVNRYDTFMDEFSGLLYRQAYALKQRQQEQA; encoded by the coding sequence TTGGAAGAGCAGTTAAGTTTGTTGGATCTAGTGCTGGAAGCCAGTCTTACGGTACAAGCCGTGATGGCCATGCTGGTACTCGCATCGATAACCTCATGGTTCATGATTGTGAAACGTGGCTTATATTTTCAGCGCGCTAAATCTGCGATGCTGGATTTTGAAGACGCCTTTTGGTCGGGTTCAGACTTGTCGTCGCTCTACAAAGATGGCTCGGAGCGAGCAGCGAATGGCGAACTCATTCTTGGCATGGAGAGCTTGTTCCGTGCGGGCTTTAAAGAGTTTTCGCGCTTGGCACAGCAACCTGAAATGGATGCTGACGCCATTCTAGAAGGAGCGCGACGGGCCATGCGAGTTGCGATGTTGCGCGAGGAGGAGCGGTTAGAGCAAAACTTGTCCTTTCTGGCGTCGGTGGGCTCGACCAGTCCTTACATCGGTTTGTTTGGAACAGTGTGGGGTATTATGCATTCGTTTCGAGGTCTGGCCAGCAGCTCTCAGGCAACGCTTGCTACCGTAGCTCCTGGTATTTCTGAAGCTCTGGTCGCGACGGCTATGGGCTTGTTTGCCGCGATCCCCGCCGTGCTTGCGTACAACCGCTACACTGCCAGAGTGGATGTATTCGTGAACCGCTACGATACCTTTATGGACGAGTTTTCAGGTTTGCTGTATCGCCAAGCTTATGCCTTAAAGCAGCGTCAGCAGGAGCAAGCCTGA
- the tolR gene encoding protein TolR, which yields MAGRKRLRPVAEINVVPYIDVMLVLLIIFMVTAPLLMQGVEVELPKAEAQAVDSDDSEPLIASIKANGELYLNVGGDESAAITMETLQRRVGAVLRANPNKPVLVWGDQAVPYGQVVNLMVALQASGAANVGLVTESPE from the coding sequence ATGGCAGGGCGCAAGCGCTTACGACCAGTCGCTGAAATTAACGTTGTGCCGTATATCGACGTCATGCTGGTGTTGCTTATTATTTTTATGGTGACAGCACCACTGTTGATGCAAGGCGTCGAGGTCGAATTGCCCAAGGCCGAAGCCCAAGCTGTTGATAGCGATGACAGTGAGCCGTTGATCGCCTCGATAAAAGCCAACGGCGAGTTGTATCTTAACGTGGGCGGCGATGAGTCCGCAGCGATCACAATGGAAACCCTTCAGCGTCGAGTCGGCGCTGTGCTCCGCGCGAATCCCAATAAACCTGTTCTAGTATGGGGTGATCAAGCCGTGCCCTACGGTCAAGTTGTCAACTTGATGGTGGCTTTGCAGGCCTCCGGCGCAGCCAATGTTGGCTTGGTGACGGAGTCTCCAGAGTGA
- the tolA gene encoding cell envelope integrity protein TolA, which produces MIRLWYALVDGLVPVTVTVVIHGLGLLMLLINWNSVIPEYYETTKPTQVISAKLVDVASIPKSKPKRSITDVIPNRPSTQELNQQSQQINTKPIDTKVSAATPVIPKETVAPGAQPKTPNPAQRFTAEELARLTKTNIDQSLAAEGDSSEQDLTASYTALIRQTVVNYWSRPPSARNGMQTVLQLQLIPTGDIVGVTVVQSSGDAAFDRSAVNAVEKAARFPELQKLPPREFEKTFRRFKLLFKPEDLRY; this is translated from the coding sequence GTGATACGGCTCTGGTATGCCTTAGTCGACGGCCTAGTGCCGGTCACCGTTACGGTTGTGATTCATGGCTTGGGTCTGCTGATGTTGCTCATTAACTGGAATTCGGTCATTCCTGAGTACTACGAAACCACGAAGCCCACCCAAGTGATTAGCGCCAAGCTGGTGGACGTAGCCTCCATTCCTAAGTCTAAGCCCAAACGCTCGATTACCGATGTCATTCCTAATCGACCATCGACTCAGGAATTAAACCAGCAGTCGCAGCAAATCAATACCAAGCCTATTGATACCAAAGTCAGTGCAGCCACCCCCGTGATACCTAAAGAGACGGTTGCGCCGGGTGCACAGCCTAAAACCCCTAATCCCGCTCAGCGCTTTACCGCGGAAGAGCTCGCTAGGTTGACTAAAACCAACATTGATCAGAGTTTGGCGGCCGAGGGCGATTCGTCGGAACAAGACCTTACTGCCAGCTATACGGCCTTGATCCGTCAAACGGTCGTGAATTACTGGTCTCGCCCCCCGAGTGCTCGCAACGGCATGCAAACCGTTTTACAGTTGCAGTTGATACCCACTGGGGACATCGTGGGGGTGACGGTGGTGCAAAGTAGCGGCGATGCGGCATTTGATCGTTCGGCGGTGAATGCGGTAGAAAAGGCTGCTCGGTTCCCTGAGTTGCAGAAGCTCCCACCTCGGGAATTCGAGAAGACGTTCCGACGTTTTAAGTTATTGTTCAAACCAGAGGACTTGCGATACTAA
- the tolB gene encoding Tol-Pal system beta propeller repeat protein TolB produces MKAFFLSVVVSVATFLSPVARAELVIEITQGIDNPTVIAISPFAWEGPGVAPEDVAFVIQNDLYRSGQFAPVARENMLGTPSRDEDIFFRDWRMVNAQYLLIGRLSGEQTLTADFALYDVNKQTLVIQGSEQAVRGEVRTLAHRIADRVYTALTGIPGAFATKLLYVAVTPIPGEKDYYELTLADSDGARPRVLLASREPILAPTWSPDATEIAYVSFETSRPAIFRQNLQTGAREQLTAFRGLNGSPSWSPDGKRMAMVLSKDGNPDIYVLDLETYALERITRHYDIDTEPTWMPDGKSLLFTSDRPGRPQIYRYDFVTGLTDRVTYEGSYNARARVAQDGRNVVLVHQQDGDYKIAVLDLETRRLTALTSTDLDESPSIAPNGSMVLYATKQAGRGILAAVSVDGGARFNLPARDGEVREPSWSPYLPKTP; encoded by the coding sequence ATGAAGGCGTTTTTTTTGTCAGTGGTTGTTTCAGTCGCCACGTTCTTGAGTCCGGTCGCGCGCGCTGAGTTGGTCATCGAAATCACCCAAGGTATCGACAACCCCACGGTGATCGCAATATCGCCATTTGCTTGGGAGGGGCCCGGTGTCGCCCCAGAGGACGTGGCTTTCGTGATTCAAAACGACCTGTACCGCAGCGGTCAATTCGCCCCCGTGGCACGGGAAAATATGCTGGGTACGCCCTCTCGTGATGAGGACATCTTTTTTCGCGATTGGCGCATGGTGAACGCACAGTATCTGTTAATTGGTCGGTTGAGCGGCGAACAAACCCTGACCGCGGACTTTGCGTTGTACGACGTCAATAAGCAAACCTTGGTGATTCAAGGCAGCGAACAAGCCGTTAGAGGCGAAGTGCGAACGCTGGCGCATCGTATTGCGGATCGAGTTTATACCGCTCTGACCGGTATACCCGGCGCCTTTGCAACGAAATTGTTGTACGTCGCGGTGACTCCTATTCCCGGCGAGAAAGACTATTACGAACTGACGTTAGCGGATTCTGATGGGGCGCGCCCGCGAGTCTTGCTCGCTTCGCGTGAGCCGATCTTGGCGCCGACGTGGTCTCCCGATGCCACCGAAATTGCTTACGTATCGTTTGAAACGTCGCGCCCAGCGATTTTTCGGCAGAATCTTCAAACCGGTGCTCGCGAGCAGCTCACTGCGTTTAGGGGACTCAATGGCTCACCCAGTTGGTCACCTGACGGTAAGCGCATGGCAATGGTGTTGTCGAAAGATGGTAACCCCGATATCTACGTGCTTGATCTAGAAACCTATGCTCTAGAGCGCATTACTCGGCATTACGATATCGATACCGAACCTACCTGGATGCCCGACGGTAAGTCATTGCTGTTCACCTCTGACCGCCCGGGTCGGCCTCAAATTTATCGCTACGATTTTGTCACCGGATTGACCGACCGCGTGACGTACGAGGGCAGTTACAACGCCCGTGCCCGCGTTGCTCAAGACGGTCGCAATGTGGTGTTAGTACACCAGCAGGACGGCGACTATAAAATCGCCGTATTAGATTTAGAAACACGTCGCTTAACGGCGCTAACTTCTACAGATTTAGATGAGAGTCCGAGTATCGCACCCAATGGGTCTATGGTACTCTATGCAACGAAACAAGCGGGGCGAGGCATCTTAGCCGCAGTCTCGGTAGACGGTGGCGCGCGATTTAATCTTCCAGCGCGTGATGGCGAGGTTCGAGAGCCCTCGTGGTCACCGTACCTGCCAAAGACACCCTGA